A window of Chitinophaga sp. MM2321 contains these coding sequences:
- a CDS encoding PLP-dependent aminotransferase family protein codes for MKRYRYEAFAAVIEKNIREGVYKPGQKLPSVRILKEKYKTSISTIQNGYEHLIFKGLVDSIPKSGYYVSNNPVHAGKMKIVRKAPVVRDAVFQNNLALTTSLSSGRNTLSEFNVAAPGDLLVPQKLLLRTMQQVIREHGASLLRYYPSNGAVALKDNIVKRAAGYNTIFNAGELIITDGALQALYIALAAVCIPGDVIAVESPCVFSALEVIRMLRLKVIEIPTDHHTGFDIDYLKRACEKTSIKAILVTPNFQNPTGILLSEDQKKQLLGIAMHYGIPLIENDVYGDLNFSGQRPCNIKAFDDSGLVMTYTSYSKTLAPGIRLGWLSPGKFFRQAEQIKFSLGSTVSPVYQETVNRLLDSSSYDRHIRAFRMQLAKNAYHTIHLLSAYFPAGTTVITPDGGYNIWAQMPEKTDMESFYRHCEKVGVRFTPGYTFTFSHAFNRSFRIVFADKYSPKREKAIKQAGQKAQ; via the coding sequence ATGAAGCGATACAGGTATGAAGCATTTGCCGCCGTGATCGAAAAAAATATCCGGGAAGGCGTTTATAAACCGGGGCAAAAACTCCCATCAGTAAGGATCTTAAAAGAAAAATACAAAACCAGTATCAGTACCATTCAAAATGGCTATGAGCATCTTATTTTCAAAGGGCTGGTAGACAGTATTCCAAAATCAGGTTACTATGTAAGTAATAACCCGGTGCATGCAGGAAAAATGAAGATAGTTCGGAAAGCGCCTGTGGTGCGGGATGCAGTGTTTCAAAATAACCTGGCACTCACCACATCGCTTAGTTCCGGCAGGAATACCTTATCGGAATTTAATGTAGCTGCACCGGGCGATCTTTTAGTGCCGCAAAAACTTTTATTGCGGACCATGCAACAGGTGATCCGGGAACACGGGGCAAGTCTTTTAAGGTACTATCCATCTAATGGTGCAGTGGCATTAAAAGATAACATCGTTAAGCGCGCCGCCGGTTACAATACTATTTTTAATGCAGGCGAATTGATCATAACAGATGGCGCCTTGCAGGCGTTGTATATTGCGCTGGCTGCTGTTTGCATACCAGGTGATGTAATTGCCGTGGAAAGCCCCTGCGTATTTTCAGCACTTGAAGTAATCAGGATGTTAAGATTAAAGGTGATAGAAATACCGACGGATCATCATACCGGATTTGATATTGATTATTTAAAAAGGGCCTGCGAAAAAACCAGTATTAAAGCCATATTAGTCACCCCCAATTTTCAAAATCCTACGGGCATTCTTCTTTCGGAAGATCAAAAGAAACAGTTACTGGGAATAGCAATGCATTACGGGATTCCCCTGATTGAGAATGATGTGTATGGAGATTTAAACTTCAGCGGGCAGCGGCCTTGTAATATCAAGGCATTTGATGATAGTGGGCTGGTGATGACCTATACATCCTATTCAAAAACTTTAGCACCGGGTATCCGTTTGGGCTGGCTCTCTCCCGGCAAATTTTTCCGGCAGGCGGAACAGATCAAATTTTCTCTGGGCAGCACGGTTTCTCCAGTATACCAGGAAACCGTCAACCGGCTACTGGATTCCAGCAGTTATGACCGGCACATAAGAGCGTTCAGGATGCAACTGGCTAAAAATGCTTACCATACCATTCATCTTTTGTCTGCTTATTTCCCCGCAGGCACCACTGTGATAACGCCGGACGGCGGTTACAATATCTGGGCGCAAATGCCTGAAAAGACAGATATGGAAAGCTTTTACCGTCACTGTGAAAAAGTCGGGGTAAGATTTACGCCCGGATATACTTTTACATTCTCCCATGCATTCAACAGGTCATTCCGGATTGTATTTGCTGATAAATACTCTCCTAAAAGAGAGAAAGCCATTAAACAGGCCGGGCAAAAGGCGCAATGA
- a CDS encoding pentapeptide repeat-containing protein, whose protein sequence is MPSSKNTTFATTKRMDKAMTHLDKTFEEITYTGKVIEDREFENCTFKKCDFSDSEFPNNRFIDCTFEACNLSMMKLNGTTLNNAVFTHCKILGVIFTDCHDFLFSVRFENCVLDYASFMRKKMLKTHFIHSSLKEVNFSQANLSNAVFDGTDLSGALFNTTNLTGANFVTAFNYAIDPELNTIKKASFAMQGLPGLLLRHQLKIV, encoded by the coding sequence ATGCCATCCTCAAAAAATACTACCTTCGCTACCACGAAAAGAATGGATAAGGCGATGACACATCTTGATAAGACATTTGAAGAAATAACTTATACCGGAAAAGTAATTGAGGACAGAGAGTTTGAAAATTGTACGTTTAAGAAATGTGATTTCTCTGACAGCGAATTCCCCAATAACAGATTCATAGATTGCACGTTTGAAGCATGCAATCTTTCCATGATGAAATTAAACGGCACCACGCTGAATAATGCGGTATTCACACACTGTAAGATCCTGGGTGTCATCTTTACCGACTGTCACGACTTCCTCTTCAGCGTACGGTTTGAAAACTGTGTATTGGACTATGCTTCTTTCATGAGAAAAAAGATGTTAAAAACGCACTTCATCCACTCTTCTTTAAAAGAAGTAAATTTTAGCCAGGCTAACCTTAGCAATGCCGTTTTTGACGGAACAGATCTGTCGGGCGCGCTTTTCAATACAACCAATCTTACCGGCGCCAACTTTGTTACAGCTTTCAACTATGCCATTGATCCCGAATTAAACACTATTAAAAAAGCCAGTTTTGCTATGCAGGGTCTTCCCGGTCTTTTATTGCGTCATCAGCTAAAAATAGTGTAG
- a CDS encoding MFS transporter, translating to MQQPNNNLALTTLVASLGGFLFGFDMAVVSGILPFVQQQFALSASQEGWFVSSALAGCIAGVIFASDISDRLGRKKLLFLSALLFLLAAVGCTFIRSFSWLITARIAAGIAVGIASSVVPLYLSEIAPDHQRGRLVTFYQLAVTIGIFSAYLSNALLLQYAPGHPSSPHDSWSGIIAGLEVWRKMFGVGVFPAAMFLFGILWIPESPRWLKRQPGAPVTSATTEGSYRQLFAPQYRRPLLIAILLPLFSQFSGINAIIYYGPTILHNAGITLNNSLLSQLFFGAANVLFTFIAIWKVDSLGRRPLYLWGTAGATISLILTGICFYTSNTGGLYLLLCVLAFLAFFAFSIGPLKFVIAAEIFPDGIRAKALSLSIMVMWIADTIVGQLTPMLLHAAGTAQTFWFFALFCLLAFITVYKLIPETKGLSMEQIQQHWNKIMH from the coding sequence ATGCAGCAACCCAACAATAACCTGGCGCTTACCACGCTGGTCGCCTCTCTTGGCGGTTTCCTTTTTGGATTTGATATGGCGGTAGTATCCGGCATATTGCCTTTCGTGCAGCAACAGTTTGCGTTGTCAGCATCACAGGAAGGTTGGTTTGTATCTTCCGCGTTGGCAGGTTGTATTGCAGGCGTGATCTTCGCCAGTGATATCAGCGACAGGCTGGGCCGAAAGAAACTGTTGTTTCTTTCGGCATTGCTTTTCCTTCTGGCAGCAGTGGGATGTACCTTCATCCGTTCTTTTTCCTGGCTGATCACGGCACGTATCGCCGCCGGTATCGCCGTTGGTATTGCTTCCAGTGTTGTGCCGCTGTACCTCTCTGAAATAGCGCCTGATCATCAGCGGGGGCGATTGGTGACCTTTTATCAACTGGCGGTTACAATCGGAATATTCAGTGCGTATCTGAGTAATGCTTTACTCTTGCAATATGCACCCGGGCATCCGTCATCACCCCATGATTCCTGGTCAGGTATTATTGCCGGGCTGGAAGTATGGCGGAAGATGTTTGGGGTAGGTGTATTTCCCGCAGCCATGTTCCTGTTCGGTATTTTATGGATCCCTGAAAGTCCGCGCTGGTTGAAGCGGCAGCCGGGAGCCCCCGTCACTTCAGCAACAACGGAAGGGAGTTACCGGCAACTGTTTGCACCCCAATATCGCAGGCCCTTACTGATAGCTATATTATTGCCCTTATTTTCCCAGTTCAGTGGTATTAATGCCATCATTTACTACGGCCCGACTATTTTACATAATGCAGGTATCACCCTTAATAATTCTTTATTAAGTCAACTTTTCTTTGGGGCAGCAAATGTTCTTTTTACTTTCATCGCCATCTGGAAAGTAGATAGTCTTGGCAGAAGGCCGTTATATCTTTGGGGAACAGCCGGTGCTACTATCAGCTTAATACTCACGGGTATCTGTTTCTATACCAGCAACACCGGCGGTCTTTATTTACTGCTTTGTGTACTGGCATTCCTGGCCTTCTTTGCCTTCTCCATCGGGCCTTTAAAGTTTGTGATAGCCGCTGAAATTTTTCCGGATGGTATCCGCGCAAAGGCGTTGTCATTAAGTATTATGGTGATGTGGATAGCCGACACAATAGTAGGACAGCTGACGCCTATGCTGTTGCATGCTGCCGGTACCGCACAAACATTCTGGTTTTTCGCCCTCTTCTGCCTGCTGGCATTTATAACGGTGTATAAGCTGATTCCGGAAACAAAAGGACTCTCTATGGAGCAAATCCAGCAACACTGGAATAAAATAATGCATTAA
- a CDS encoding class I mannose-6-phosphate isomerase, with amino-acid sequence MNKMIDSPDKTGANNTHMTGRDETQPLLPIHMTEKKEDGYDIYPFHPLGNNQIHTGYPSLAAWMATQKLVLIDGYVGIYWHTVQASLAQQFNLLGLKVTWHYTAALQKDAASIQQLVAPFTGSEGDVWGTKCTLDITAFFDMEKLSSLPFDQTADLNIVIGTGATLTHPHAPLVYLDIPKNELQYRMRAGTANNFGSNRKDTATATYKRFYFVDWVVLNAYKQTLLHRITVMADTQWPENVSWMFSTDLLAGIDRISHSSFRVRPWFEPGAWGGQWMKEHIAGLDKSAVNYAWSFEMIVPENGVLLESSGNILEIPFEWLMYYRHEAILGRHATIFRYEFPIRFDFLDTFDGGNLSIQCHPTLDYIRKNFGETITQDETYYILDCKDDAVVYLGFQEGIDTGDLRTKLENSRDEGIPLEVDTYIQPHKARKHELFLIPNGTVHSAGANNMVLEISATPYIFTFKMYDWLRPGLDGKLRAINIGHAFNNLDFSRQGAAVSAQLISLPTISEQGKDWQLIHLPTHADHFYDVHRLEFDTTITIDTKGCCLVLMLVEGTSITVTVGNEPPVVYHYAETFVLPAAAGICSIKNNGEKRVKVIKAFLKEEHPVFSKITSIPISYAATQQ; translated from the coding sequence ATGAATAAAATGATCGATTCACCTGATAAAACTGGCGCTAACAATACGCATATGACAGGACGAGATGAAACACAACCTTTGCTGCCAATACATATGACAGAGAAGAAGGAAGATGGGTATGACATCTATCCTTTTCATCCGCTTGGCAACAACCAGATACATACCGGCTACCCCTCACTGGCCGCATGGATGGCCACGCAAAAGCTGGTCCTGATAGATGGTTATGTGGGTATATACTGGCATACCGTTCAGGCGTCGCTGGCGCAGCAATTCAACCTGCTGGGATTAAAAGTTACCTGGCACTACACAGCAGCGTTACAAAAAGACGCAGCGTCCATACAACAGCTGGTAGCGCCATTTACAGGCAGTGAAGGAGATGTGTGGGGCACAAAGTGCACATTGGATATAACGGCCTTTTTCGACATGGAAAAGCTGTCTTCCCTCCCATTTGACCAAACAGCTGACCTTAACATTGTAATAGGCACAGGTGCCACACTTACACATCCGCATGCCCCCCTGGTATATCTTGATATACCCAAAAACGAACTGCAATACCGGATGCGCGCAGGCACTGCAAACAACTTCGGCAGCAACAGAAAAGATACTGCAACGGCCACGTATAAACGCTTTTATTTCGTAGACTGGGTTGTACTGAATGCATACAAGCAAACATTGCTGCACAGGATCACGGTGATGGCGGATACCCAATGGCCCGAAAACGTTTCCTGGATGTTCAGCACAGATCTGCTTGCAGGAATAGACCGCATCAGTCACTCCTCCTTCCGCGTGCGGCCCTGGTTTGAACCGGGCGCCTGGGGCGGACAATGGATGAAAGAACATATCGCCGGACTGGACAAATCGGCTGTTAATTATGCCTGGTCGTTTGAAATGATTGTTCCTGAAAATGGCGTGTTGTTGGAAAGCAGCGGCAACATACTGGAGATCCCTTTTGAATGGCTGATGTACTACCGACATGAAGCCATCCTGGGACGGCACGCAACTATTTTCCGGTACGAGTTTCCGATACGGTTCGATTTCCTGGATACTTTTGATGGCGGCAACCTCTCTATTCAATGCCACCCCACCCTGGATTATATCCGGAAAAACTTTGGTGAAACCATTACCCAGGATGAAACATATTATATCCTGGATTGCAAAGATGATGCGGTAGTATATCTTGGCTTCCAGGAAGGAATTGATACCGGCGATCTCAGAACAAAATTGGAAAACAGCCGGGACGAAGGTATACCGCTGGAAGTAGATACCTACATACAGCCACACAAAGCCCGGAAGCATGAACTTTTTCTCATTCCCAATGGCACGGTGCATAGCGCAGGCGCCAATAACATGGTATTGGAGATCAGCGCCACCCCGTACATTTTTACTTTCAAAATGTATGACTGGCTGCGGCCGGGTCTTGATGGTAAATTAAGAGCCATCAACATCGGCCATGCATTTAATAACCTCGACTTCAGCAGACAGGGCGCGGCTGTTAGTGCGCAATTAATATCCCTGCCCACTATTTCGGAGCAGGGTAAAGACTGGCAGTTAATACATCTGCCCACGCATGCCGATCATTTTTACGACGTCCACAGACTGGAGTTTGACACCACCATTACCATCGATACAAAAGGCTGTTGTCTTGTTCTGATGTTGGTGGAAGGCACTTCCATTACGGTAACCGTTGGCAATGAACCGCCGGTGGTATATCATTATGCAGAAACATTTGTATTGCCGGCAGCGGCAGGAATATGTAGTATAAAGAATAACGGAGAGAAAAGGGTGAAGGTGATTAAGGCATTCTTAAAGGAGGAACATCCTGTTTTCAGTAAAATAACTTCCATTCCTATTTCATATGCAGCAACCCAACAATAA